The segment TAGTTGATCTACACTCATCCGCGCTCTTCTTATTTTCTTGCTATCTTGCAGTATCTGGAAACTCATGAATATATGTAGAAATCTTCACCTAATCTAGGGATGAATGTGGAATTTTCCCAAAGATAGCATTTGACATAGGCACAATCACAAAGTAAAGCCACATATTACCCTTTGCAAGGGATATCTAAATCAGTTTAGAATTCTTGTGAGTATAAGATAAAGACAACTGTCTGAACTCAGGCAAGTCTTTCTGTGAAATGCTGAAAATGATTTGCTTTTTAAGGGAGGTAAATATTGACTGCTTTGGCATTGGTGGAGTGAGAAAATCTTGAGCACAAACCCACCATACTGTAAAAAAAGTTTTAGCTATTACCCTGTTGAAGGATTAAATACTCCACTGTAATTATCCTTTGTTTACTGTTCCTGTACTTACAAGTGGACTTTTGTGTTATCTAAGTTTTTGGCGAAGAGTAAACAAGCAGACCGTTGTCTTATAACCTTGGAACATGCTTAAGTTACTACAGTTGACAAGGATGGGATTGTCTggtgttgaaaagaaaaagatttattgGCCTAAGACTTCAAGGCCATCAGAGCCTAGCCAGTGCGATTGAAAATTACATCCTCACTTTGTCAGATGTAATGGTTTGTTAAAGTACTTTTATGGTCCTGTAGTGCATTATTGTAATGGTAGTCTTTGCCCCATGCAGGTTTTATCAAAAACACGCATTGGCATGACTGTGAATGCTCTCCGTAAGGCTTCAACTGATGAAGAGGTCATCTCAACTGCTAAACAGCTAATAAAGAATTGGAAGAAATTTGTACCTGGTAAGTAAGATTGATATTATGAGTTAGTGAAAAAACTCTGATCCTTTTTGTTAAATCTTCACTTACCATAAGGAAAGCAGATACATAAATTATGTGCCAGCTTCCAGTGCACAATTCTGAGTATCTCAGTTATGTATCACTTCTGGCTTATGAACCACTGACAGTTTGCCTGGCTAGATGGTACGTTATTTGAACAAGTAAAAGTATCTACAGCTAATACTGTAAGGCATTTATTACTGCTCTTTGGGTTATGGAAAGACCTTGGGGAGATGAAAGGTACAGTAGTGAGTGTTTTGTTAGTGAAAGTGTATAAGTGCGCTTGTAGATTTCCTAAAGTTCCTGTCTTTTACTGTAATTAGGACATAGCTGATTAGTTAGAGATTTTGTAAGCATCCATCTCCTTACTGTTCAAGAAGAGCCCAAAGGTCAAATTTCATAAAGTATTCAGCATGAAGTTGTTTCTAAAGATAGATACTCTGAAAATGTTTTGAACATGCAGGTAACTAAATTATGCATAAGCTGTGCAAATTTTACAATACCTGGTATGTGTTATAGGATATGGAAAAGTTTAATCAGCCAACTGTTCTCATTTCCTGGAGTATACTTGAccttttgtttattttcattgaGGAGTGTTAAGTCTTTTGAAAGCATTCAGAATTAACCTGAGAAATTTTGTTTTTCAAACAGGTACTGAGAATGCTTTAGGTGATTTTCTTTTGCCATTTTTTGCTTTTAGAAGGATTCTTTGTTTAAAGTATTTTTTATTTAAAGATGACATGTTGATTGTACAACTTGAATATAATCTAATATTGTTGTATGTTTTTAAGTCTTCGGCATTAGATACATATTCTAATATTTTTCAGacaagaaagatgatgatgaaaaggagggtaaagaggagaaaaagaaagagaaggaagataagaaagaatctaaaagcagcagtaacagtagcagtaacagcaatggtagcagcagtggtggaagCTCAAAGCCAGCCTCCTTTCCACCATCAGCCCCACCAACAACAGATTCTTTGCGCCTAAAATGCAGAGAAATGCTTAGCAATGCACTTAAATTATCaggtcatttatttcataatctttttCTTGCCCCAGTTTATTGTGCTTGTGCATGAGTATTCTAAATCCAGATACTAATAGAGCTAATGAAATTTTGTTAGCAGAAAGGAAAAATTGATGTTCAGAAACTGCAAACCAGCATGTGATGTTCTTTAATGTGCTTAAGTTAAGATAATAAAATCAGGATAGGTGAGAGTAGTTGCACAGGGAAGACCACACATTAGGGGGAAGGGTTGCGGAGGAAATACATGTGCCTGAAGGGAATGATGAGGAAGGAATGAAGCTCAGGTAGGATGTTGGTTGGGAAGCTAAGGTTATGAGCAGTAGAAAATAAGTGCAATTGAGATGTATAACTTCTGTAGCACAGCTGGAATAAGGAGGGGAGATATAGAAAGAGAATGATGATGTTAGAAGGACATATGGTGCAAAAAATCACTATAAAGTGTATGAATGAAGGCCTTTTTGAAATGGTGTAGTCCTGTAGGATAGTTGAAACAAGTAGGGGTACATCATGGAAGGGATGGGCAGGTGCTGTATAGTAATTTATTTAAGCTAAAGATATTTTAGGTGAAGATGCCAAAGTAGTAGTGTAACTTTTGATGTAATAGGAACAATTTGTGTTTTAGGGTGGTGTGACTTAAGACTTAAATCTCATTTGATGAATCAGCCATTTGTGCAAAGTGTGAAAATAAGAATCCCTTATAATAGCATGTAAATGAATGTTTTACTTTTAATGCAATGGATATGGTAGGGGGATGTGTATGAGTGAGCTAAGATGCTTTATGTACCTGATCTATACCATGCATTTAGGAATGGAGTTATTGAACAGAAATGCTCTTCTTTTGGTATATCATCTTAACATAAAGCATTAAGTTTTAAGTAGAAAAAACAAAGTTATGGAGGGATAGCATTATGGAGAAATTTTGCaaactactatcattattatgaccACTAGCTAACAGGAGTTTGATCTTACCTGACATCAAGCTTGATGTTACTGTATGAATATGCTGTCTATCATGCATGATATTCTGAACAGCTAACTATTATTGTTTTACCAACCAAAAAACTGTCTGCAGATTTTTACCGTTTCACTTAAATGTTTGTAATGTATTTTCTTAAAAGCAGCCAAGTACTTTGAACTCTTTTTGAACATAACCACACTGCTTGTTCCTCTGGTCATGCTGTTTTTTCACTTGTGCACTTGCACACATACTTAAAAAATTCACACTTTGTTACAGGTCATATGCTGACTCTCCCAGAAGCTTTGTTACATTTGTTGGTTTTCGAGTTGTTAGTTGATATTGTGATGTCCTTAAAATTTTTCAGAAATGCCCGATGGTGTGGTAGATACTCCTGAAAGTTTGGCAGAAAAGATTGAAGAGGCAATTTACCAAGAGTTCCGAAATACTGATTTGGGTTACAAGAATCGTTTGCGGTCACGGGTGTACAACTTGAAAGACTCAAAGAACCCACAGTTGCGGGAAAATGTACTTAGAGGTGCTATTTCTCCAAAGAGATTGGCCACCATGTCCTCAGAAGTAAGCTGTTTATGGAAACATGTTTCCTAGTAAGCTGTTTCTGTAAAATTTTCTTACTATATAGATTGCACACCATAAAGACTTGCTTACTCAGAGCTGTAACATCAGTAACATCAGTTTATGCCAAAAAATCATTGCTATAACAAAATATTGGTGATTTTTCTCAACCATAGGTTTCCCTCGATATTAGGGATGTCTTTAGGATTTAGATGATGGAAGTATCTGTCATTGTGAGAAAGAAACTTTAAAGAACTTTCATTTTCTAGCCCATTGCTTTCTCCCTCTCAGTTATCAGATTGGGAGGAGACACCCTCTCCATGTTTCCATACAAACTTCCCTACAGCCAGTGAATGCAGGTAGAGCACTTGCTGATGTACTGTGTTACAGGATATGGCGAGTGATGACATGAAAGCTCTTCGAGAGAAGTTTACGAAAGAAGGTATAGATGACCATCAACTGGCTGTTGCTCAGGGTACCAAAACAGACTTGCTAAAATGCGGCAAATGTGGACATCGTGACTGCACATACAATCAGGTATTGTACTGTTGTACTGTCATCACAAATTTACATTTTTTATGGTATGTTGCATGTTATCCTTGTAGACAGGGTGGAAAGACAACTACCCACTATTTTCTGTgcatcatagaaggcaactaagagaggagggagtaggggctggaaatcattcCCTCTTGTAAAAGCAGGATTAATAATTGAGAATACTTGCCCGAAACTGCATTCATAAGTTTGCATGGATGAGTGAGGTTAGGGCCAGTGGCCATTATTGGAGTATGTTCttattgacaggcatgcaaaaaaGAAGATTTTTGATGTAAAcctgctgagaggggcagctggtgggatgtctgattatttccTGCACATTTCTTGCATGCTGCATgttttcaatttttctcttccATTGTCAAATCTGGAATAATGATCTTGTGATTATGCTAGTCCGCTCTGAACATATTCCTCCGTGTTATGTGCTGGTTTCAGTTTTAAGAATAAAAGTTTGTAAGGCAGTCTCATCACCAGAGATAGTgaaaaagatgaaacagagaCGTTTATTGCTTAGTTTATTGCACTTTGTACTGAAGGTTTGGTCTTGGCCTATGTACTGCTATCAGGATTTATGATCTGATGCTATATGTACAGAGGTTTCCTGTTAAGCTGCCCAACTTGACTGTTACTTGTAGGATGGAATGCAAGTGTTGCACTTATAAATTTTATTTATCTTGCAAGTTTCGCTCATTACGTCATTACTAAACACTCTACCGTTATCAGACAATTACTTCATATGTTGTTAGTCTGCAGATGATGGCATCTTGAAAAGCTTGTGCCAGTGAGACAGCTGTTATGTCTCTAATTGGGATGAATTCACAAAGCCTAGAGAAATATTTTATTATGCCTAAAAGATGGCAGTTACCTCCTCACTTGGTCAAAATCTAGAGAGCAGATCAGGGAGACTTTGTCCCAAGGCCTATCTGTGGCACTGCATGTCAACATAGAGGCTGGTCCCACCATGTTTACTTTATGAATAGCATGCGAATGACATCTGTCCACATTGGCTCGTATTTCTTGGGCCATATCAGGCCAAAAATACTTGAGCCAGGCCTGTCTCAGCATTCTATCCTTACCAGAATGGGCACTGCCAGGGAAGTCATGGACAAGCTTCA is part of the Panulirus ornatus isolate Po-2019 chromosome 67, ASM3632096v1, whole genome shotgun sequence genome and harbors:
- the TfIIS gene encoding transcription elongation factor S-II, with the translated sequence MGCEEEVLKIKKKLDKMTSTDGDQSQALDILKVLQGLPINFQVLSKTRIGMTVNALRKASTDEEVISTAKQLIKNWKKFVPDKKDDDEKEGKEEKKKEKEDKKESKSSSNSSSNSNGSSSGGSSKPASFPPSAPPTTDSLRLKCREMLSNALKLSEMPDGVVDTPESLAEKIEEAIYQEFRNTDLGYKNRLRSRVYNLKDSKNPQLRENVLRGAISPKRLATMSSEDMASDDMKALREKFTKEGIDDHQLAVAQGTKTDLLKCGKCGHRDCTYNQMQTRSSDEPMTTFVLCNHCGNRWKFC